The following proteins are co-located in the Rhodococcus opacus B4 genome:
- the fdxA gene encoding ferredoxin: protein MPYVIAEPCVDVLDKACIEECPVDCIYEGGRMMYIHPDECVDCGACEPVCPVEAIFFDDDLPDQWSGYVSSNAEFFDELGSPGSAAKTGRTENDPPSIAALPAKDPH from the coding sequence GTGCCGTACGTAATTGCCGAACCCTGCGTCGATGTACTGGACAAAGCCTGCATCGAAGAATGCCCCGTCGACTGCATCTACGAGGGCGGACGGATGATGTACATCCATCCCGACGAGTGCGTCGACTGCGGAGCCTGTGAACCGGTCTGCCCCGTCGAGGCCATCTTCTTCGACGACGACCTGCCTGATCAATGGTCCGGATACGTCAGTTCCAACGCGGAGTTCTTCGACGAACTCGGCTCTCCCGGCAGTGCCGCGAAGACCGGGCGAACCGAGAACGATCCCCCATCGATCGCAGCCCTGCCAGCCAAGGACCCCCACTGA
- a CDS encoding acyl-CoA dehydrogenase, with protein sequence MALAISEEHKELADVAASHLARGNVREAARRTLDGTGADLPAFWSATAGLGWFGLHLPEEHGGSGFGLPELTVVLEALGHELAPGPFLPTVTASAILAHSAPESVQARWLPGLADGSAIGAVGLSPGLTLDSDGGLTGESRAVIGAPQAAVLVLVAGDDVVVVEPGEAGVSVSTRAGLDTTRTIGNVTVDGAAIPAERILKGAARAAVTYFRILVAAEAVGSAMACLETATDYVKTREQFGRPVGTFQAVKHHCANMLIDIEMTVAATWDAARAGDVESAWFAAAVAASHAARAQVKAARLNIQLHGGIGFTWEHDAHLYLRRADTVAAVVADGRDPLVDVVEAFRAGEAHGASFELPAEARTFREQAGAAVAHYKALPEGEQRDYLVDSGYLVPHWRKPWGREAGVVEQLVIEEEFAGIDLPDLGITGWVNLTISQVGTDEQKSRWIDPVLRGQTNWCQLFSEPGAGSDAAAVRTAGKRVDGGWRVTGQKVWTSAALGCEWGLATVRTDPQASKHAGVTMMAIRLDSPGVEIRPLREITGDALFNEVFFDDVFVPDTDVVGGEGEGWKVARATLGNERVSIGGGSGSIAFTGKELVKLLDGSPGARESAEHEVGEILAEEHTLRLLNLRQAARAIAGAGPGPEANVTKLVKAEHSQRITNLGMTLVGPAAVMGEVPDVSYPYLFTRCLTIAGGTSEIMRNTIAERILGLPRDPLVR encoded by the coding sequence ATGGCGTTGGCGATCTCGGAAGAACACAAGGAACTGGCCGACGTGGCCGCGTCCCATCTCGCGCGGGGGAACGTGCGGGAGGCTGCACGTCGGACTCTCGACGGCACCGGCGCGGACCTTCCCGCGTTCTGGTCCGCGACGGCAGGGCTCGGCTGGTTCGGACTGCACCTGCCCGAAGAACACGGGGGGTCGGGCTTCGGTCTCCCCGAATTGACGGTGGTATTGGAGGCCCTCGGGCACGAACTGGCCCCGGGGCCGTTCCTTCCGACGGTGACGGCCTCGGCGATCCTGGCGCACAGCGCACCCGAATCGGTTCAGGCTCGGTGGCTTCCGGGACTGGCAGACGGTTCGGCGATCGGCGCCGTCGGCCTGTCGCCGGGGTTGACGCTCGATTCGGACGGTGGCCTCACCGGCGAGAGCCGCGCGGTGATCGGCGCGCCCCAGGCCGCTGTGCTCGTGCTGGTCGCGGGAGATGACGTCGTGGTGGTCGAACCCGGCGAGGCCGGTGTGTCGGTGTCGACGCGAGCGGGCTTGGACACGACTCGGACGATCGGCAACGTCACGGTCGACGGTGCTGCGATTCCCGCCGAGCGCATCCTGAAGGGCGCAGCGCGCGCCGCGGTCACGTATTTCCGCATCCTCGTCGCCGCCGAGGCCGTGGGAAGCGCGATGGCCTGCCTCGAGACCGCCACCGACTACGTGAAGACCCGCGAGCAGTTCGGGCGACCGGTCGGCACCTTCCAGGCAGTGAAGCATCATTGCGCGAACATGCTGATCGACATCGAGATGACCGTGGCCGCCACCTGGGACGCGGCGCGCGCCGGAGATGTGGAGAGCGCCTGGTTCGCCGCCGCGGTCGCGGCCTCACACGCCGCCCGGGCCCAGGTGAAAGCGGCCCGGCTCAACATCCAACTGCACGGTGGTATCGGATTCACCTGGGAGCACGACGCGCACCTCTACCTGCGTCGAGCGGACACCGTGGCGGCCGTAGTGGCGGACGGGCGAGACCCGCTGGTCGACGTCGTCGAGGCGTTCCGCGCCGGGGAAGCACACGGTGCGTCCTTCGAACTGCCGGCGGAAGCACGGACGTTCCGCGAGCAGGCCGGTGCCGCGGTGGCCCACTACAAGGCGCTGCCCGAGGGGGAGCAGCGTGACTATCTGGTGGACAGCGGCTACCTCGTTCCGCACTGGCGGAAGCCCTGGGGCCGGGAAGCCGGAGTGGTGGAGCAGCTGGTCATCGAGGAGGAATTCGCGGGCATCGATCTACCCGATCTCGGAATCACCGGCTGGGTCAACCTCACGATCTCCCAGGTCGGGACGGACGAGCAGAAGAGCCGGTGGATCGACCCCGTCCTCCGTGGGCAGACCAACTGGTGCCAGTTGTTCAGCGAGCCGGGTGCGGGGTCCGACGCGGCCGCGGTTCGCACGGCGGGCAAACGCGTCGACGGGGGGTGGCGTGTCACGGGACAGAAGGTGTGGACGAGTGCCGCGCTCGGTTGCGAGTGGGGCCTGGCCACGGTCCGGACGGATCCGCAGGCCTCTAAGCACGCCGGCGTGACGATGATGGCGATCCGGCTGGACTCACCGGGAGTCGAGATCCGCCCGCTGCGGGAGATCACCGGAGACGCGCTGTTCAACGAGGTGTTCTTCGACGACGTCTTCGTGCCGGACACCGATGTGGTCGGGGGCGAGGGAGAGGGCTGGAAGGTAGCCCGTGCGACGCTCGGCAACGAACGCGTCTCCATCGGTGGCGGCAGTGGTTCCATCGCGTTCACCGGGAAGGAACTGGTCAAGCTGCTCGACGGGTCTCCCGGTGCCAGGGAAAGCGCGGAGCACGAGGTGGGGGAGATCCTCGCGGAGGAGCACACGCTGCGTCTGCTCAACCTCCGCCAGGCCGCCCGGGCGATCGCCGGTGCCGGTCCCGGTCCCGAGGCCAACGTCACCAAACTCGTCAAAGCCGAACACTCCCAGCGCATCACCAACCTCGGCATGACTCTGGTCGGACCGGCGGCGGTGATGGGTGAGGTTCCGGACGTCTCCTACCCCTACCTCTTCACCCGTTGCCTGACGATCGCGGGTGGAACGTCGGAAATCATGCGCAACACCATCGCCGAACGGATCCTGGGGCTACCGCGCGATCCACTGGTCCGCTGA